From Pseudochaenichthys georgianus chromosome 11, fPseGeo1.2, whole genome shotgun sequence, a single genomic window includes:
- the LOC117454790 gene encoding leucine-rich repeat and immunoglobulin-like domain-containing nogo receptor-interacting protein 1 gives MFEGIAVHQWLCCGALFQLAAGVAFFSETRRSCPQPCRCNTVLQEVNCSDGQLTTVPNILPQNTKILNLTHNKIKSLVQQQFQTLTQLLDLDLNDNIMVLIEVEAFIGLQSLITLRLARNHLKIIHVGAFDGLPKLKLLDISRNEILVFLDLTFRDLTALQFIIAADNDVVFISRRAFTGLPSLQELHLDGCNLTAVPTEALTQLGELRSLHFHRLGLTTLPNYAFRQLEHLKELVISQCCLENLSGNSLFGLNLTSLTIRNCNLSAVPYTPLHHLVYLVFLDLSFNPITFIYGNLFGELLRLQELHLVGGSLLHIDIGAFRGLAHFRLLNVSRNLLTTLEVGAFHSVDTLRNLGLDNNPLACDCRLLWVVRRQPYLEFGGNPPTCRTSVQLQGWYFLDFTEAELPGLLTCRQPRILNRKPQKVRVDQGHTVVFECNAEGDPVPSVTWISPQLKPLSPIGRIRALSNGSLEVRYAQPMDSGAYFCVASNAAGNDSMPVSLHVRAFPASSKKNLRLKGWFAFPSASPGVSGDQNISFDVKTLLVAATIGFLSFFSSVSVCFIFMLLWSKSKGQIKNTATIAYVPRSAESSNNGGKGNYMETSRFTMKLI, from the coding sequence ATGTTTGAGGGGATTGCCGTCCACCAATGGCTGTGCTGTGGAGCTCTCTTCCAGTTGGCAGCGGGGGTGGCCTTCTTCTCTGAAACCCGCCGGTCGTGTCCACAGCCCTGCCGCTGCAACACCGTGCTGCAGGAGGTCAACTGCTCCGATGGACAACTCACTACAGTGCCCAACATTCTCCCGCAGAACACTAAAATACTAAACTTGACACATAATAAGATCAAGTCTCTGGTGCAGCAGCAGTTCCAGACTTTGACACAACTTTTAGACTTAGATTTGAATGACAATATCATGGTTTTAATTGAGGTGGAAGCATTTATCGGCTTGCAAAGTCTAATAACTCTGCGTCTTGCTCGCAACCACCTAAAGATTATCCATGTGGGGGCGTTTGATGGTTTGCCAAAACTAAAGTTACTGGACATAAGCAGAAATGAGATCCTTGTTTTTCTCGATTTGACTTTCCGTGACTTAACTGCCCTTCAATTTATTATAGCAGCAGATAATGACGTAGTTTTTATTTCTCGTAGAGCTTTCACTGGCTTACCCAGTTTGCAAGAGCTGCATCTCGATGGCTGCAACCTCACTGCCGTGCCGACAGAGGCGCTCACTCAGCTTGGCGAGCTGAGGAGTCTTCATTTTCACAGATTGGGCCTCACAACGCTGCCAAACTACGCTTTCCGTCAGCTAGAGCATCTCAAGGAACTTGTCATTTCTCAATGCTGTCTGGAGAATCTGTCAGGAAACAGTCTTTTTGGACTAAATCTTACATCCCTGACTATTAGAAACTGCAACCTCAGTGCTGTCCCCTACACCCCTTTGCATCATCTTGTATATCTTGTATTCTTAGACCTTTCTTTTAACCCAATTACATTCATTTATGGGAACCTTTTTGGAGAGTTGCTCCGGCTCCAGGAACTCCATTTGGTGGGGGGATCATTGCTGCATATCGATATTGGAGCATTCAGAGGTTTGGCTCATTTCAGACTTCTGAATGTATCCAGAAACCTTCTAACCACACTTGAGGTGGGAGCCTTCCATTCAGTGGACACCCTGAGAAATCTGGGACTAGACAACAACCCACTAGCATGCGACTGCCGCCTGCTGTGGGTGGTGCGAAGGCAACCATATCTGGAGTTTGGCGGAAATCCACCGACTTGCAGAACCTCAGTGCAGTTGCAGGGTTGGTATTTTCTGGACTTTACTGAAGCTGAACTCCCAGGTCTGCTCACATGTCGGCAGCCTCGTATTCTGAACCGCAAACCTCAAAAAGTGAGAGTAGATCAAGGACACACAGTGGTGTttgaatgcaatgcagaagGTGACCCTGTGCCATCGGTCACCTGGATAAGCCCACAGCTAAAACCTCTATCGCCCATTGGCAGAATACGGGCTCTCTCTAATGGCTCGCTGGAGGTTCGCTATGCCCAACCTATGGACAGTGGTGCTTATTTCTGTGTGGCATCTAACGCGGCAGGAAATGACAGCATGCCCGTCAGCCTTCATGTCCGAGCCTTTCCAGCATCTTCCAAAAAGAACCTCCGTCTTAAAGGCTGGTTTGCCTTTCCGTCCGCCTCGCCAGGTGTGAGTGGAGACCAGAATATCTCATTTGATGTAAAGACGTTACTGGTAGCTGCAACCATTGGATTTCTTTCATTCTTCAGCTCTGTGAGCGTATGTTTCATCTTCATGCTCCTCTGGAGTAAGAGTAAAGggcaaataaagaacacagccaCAATAGCATACGTGCCACGAAGTGCTGAGTCAAGTAATAACGGAGGGAAAGGCAACTATATGGAGACAAGCAGGTTCACCATGAAACTAATATGA